The sequence below is a genomic window from Halolamina litorea.
GAACCAGCAGTTCCCGAGCGTCGACGGGAAGCGCTCGATGCAGGTCTACCTCGCCCGGATGCGCGAGGCCGTGGAGGACTTCGAGTCCGTCGCGTGGGACATGCACCCCGAGGACTTCGCGTACATCCCGTTCCACACCCCGTTCCCGGGGATGGTTCGGAAGGCCGGCCTGCTCGGCTACCGACACATGATCCGGGACACCGAGATCGAAGACGAACTCGCCGAGCAGATCGGCCGCCAGCCCCGCGAGGGCGAGTACGACGACCGTGAGGCCTACGAGGAGGCGATCCGCGACTACATGGACGACCTCAAAGGCACCGAGAAGTACCGCTCGTGGTACGCCGACACCATCGAGCCGACGCTCTCGATCTCGCGTGAGGTCGGGAACTGGTACACCGGCTCGGTCCACATCGCCCGCGCCAGCGCCCTGAAACAGGCCGCCGAGGAGGACCGCGACCTGGCCGGCCAGAAGCTGCTGGTCGGCTCCTACGGCTCGGGCGCACAGGCCGAGATCCACGCCGAGACCGTCGCCGACGGCTGGGAGGCGGAGATCGAACAGCTCACCATCGACGAACAGATCGAGGACCGCTACGACCTCGGCTTCGAGGAGTACGAGCAGATCCACGACGCCCACAACCACGACATGACGGTGGACGTGGAGGAGTTCACCACGCCCGAGGAGGAGTTCGTCTTCGTCGGCCGCGGTCGGATGAACGAACGCCTCTACGAGTACGTCGATTGACATCCTCTCCGCCCTGAAGGGCGAGGATTCCCGACCGCCGTTGGGATATTGTGGTTTACGACGTGGCCTGTTCTCGCGGTGCGAAGCATCCGCTCTCTTTGTCGAACAGGTACGTTGATGGCTGTGCCAACCAGCCGTTACTCCTATCCTGTGACGGACTCGGAGATACTTTCTGCCGAATGTTCTCAGCACCGTTCACATCCGCGTTCGCCACCGTACCGCAGTCGTCGCACACGTACAACCCACGCTCAACACGGTTCGCCTTGCGGTTGCGACCACAGCGCGAACACGACTTCGACGTGTCACGCTCTGAAATTAGTTCGACTGTGATCCCTTCCATCTCGGCCTTGTAGTCGAGCATCGAAGTGAAGCGGTCGAACGCCCACGAGTGCAGGTCGAGATTGCCGTGCTTGCCCCAATTCTTCGACTCGCCGTGTTCCTCGTCTTCACGGATGCCGGAAAGGTCACCCACCACAATCGTCCCAACGCCATCATCAACACACCGTTCAACGATGTGTTTCGAGAGGGTGTGGAAGTAATGGGTGCGACGAGCAGACTTCTTCCGGTTCAACCGTTCCGCTTGGTCAGAGCTTGAGTCGTCACAGCGAGCAATCTTCTTGCTGAAGTAGTAGTCATCCTGCTTCAAGCAATTGAGCGGGTACAGTTCGCTGTGGCCGTCTTCGTAGGCGAGTGCGGCGAAGTTGTTGATACCGAGATCAACACCCACGGTCTTCTCACTGGGGGATTCACTCACTTCGATTTCGACCTTGCAAACGAAGTGAAGCTCCCACTCCTCACCCGTCCATACCGCCCGAACCTGTTGGACACTCTCCACGGCCAAGAGGTCAACATCAGGTCCGGTCTGATATTCGCAGAGGATGAAATCTGACCAATACTCCTTGAGGTTCGAGCCTTTCGAGAGTCGGACTCGGTTGTATTTGGTGTCGACTTTGAAGCCAGCAGCTTTGAACGTGACCGTGCTTCGAGGGTGTTCGTCGCCGTGTTTGCGGTACTTCGGGGGGTTGGCTCTCGTGTCTCCGTTGCGTCGTTTGCCGTACCAGCCGTTGAACGCTTCAGCGAGTTCTTGAAGGACGCGCTGACTTGACTGAGAATGTAGGTCATCATAGCGTTCGTGGGTTTTCAGGTAGGTAGTGAGTTCGTTGTGGCCGGGAATATGGCCGTTTTCCGTCCACACTCGGTCGCAGACCCACCGTCCGACGTTCCAGAGTTTCGAAGCTGAGAA
It includes:
- the hmgB gene encoding hydroxymethylglutaryl-CoA synthase produces the protein MTTVGIDAVEIWAGKCKLDLPGTFAPEKDEDPDKYRKGLGLVNSSFPDAYEDIVTMGANAAKRLMDRKGLEPDDIGRIDVATESAFDNSKPVSTYIAGCLEDVYEGDFHHANKGERKFACIAGTQSIDDAYNWIKAGRNRGRSALVIATDTALYARGSSGEATQGAGAVAMLITEDPSLVELSTEQGYGSADETDFLKPNQQFPSVDGKRSMQVYLARMREAVEDFESVAWDMHPEDFAYIPFHTPFPGMVRKAGLLGYRHMIRDTEIEDELAEQIGRQPREGEYDDREAYEEAIRDYMDDLKGTEKYRSWYADTIEPTLSISREVGNWYTGSVHIARASALKQAAEEDRDLAGQKLLVGSYGSGAQAEIHAETVADGWEAEIEQLTIDEQIEDRYDLGFEEYEQIHDAHNHDMTVDVEEFTTPEEEFVFVGRGRMNERLYEYVD
- a CDS encoding RNA-guided endonuclease InsQ/TnpB family protein — translated: MAQQVVTRTYTASIRNQQQVSDDLDSLGFSASKLWNVGRWVCDRVWTENGHIPGHNELTTYLKTHERYDDLHSQSSQRVLQELAEAFNGWYGKRRNGDTRANPPKYRKHGDEHPRSTVTFKAAGFKVDTKYNRVRLSKGSNLKEYWSDFILCEYQTGPDVDLLAVESVQQVRAVWTGEEWELHFVCKVEIEVSESPSEKTVGVDLGINNFAALAYEDGHSELYPLNCLKQDDYYFSKKIARCDDSSSDQAERLNRKKSARRTHYFHTLSKHIVERCVDDGVGTIVVGDLSGIREDEEHGESKNWGKHGNLDLHSWAFDRFTSMLDYKAEMEGITVELISERDTSKSCSRCGRNRKANRVERGLYVCDDCGTVANADVNGAENIRQKVSPSPSQDRSNGWLAQPSTYLFDKESGCFAPREQATS